One window of the Methylovirgula sp. HY1 genome contains the following:
- a CDS encoding GIY-YIG nuclease family protein has translation MMVTFVDNEGATHNFRHAFFSEEKGVMPPDDALGVYMLLDRNYRGRHGPCTHRVLYVGQARDGNLRNRMFSHAEDPEYADRYRNLGTWPFDVLFVIDSDLEVSARAEPDFLAKRTAYEGILFRWFVPLCAYESQFRAAKDRGKAEGCVPMVILDFEASTLRWARQAMAA, from the coding sequence TTGATGGTGACTTTTGTTGACAACGAGGGGGCTACTCACAATTTCAGACATGCTTTTTTTAGTGAGGAAAAGGGCGTTATGCCGCCGGATGACGCGTTAGGCGTTTATATGTTGTTGGATCGTAACTACCGCGGTCGTCATGGTCCGTGTACACACAGGGTTCTTTATGTCGGCCAGGCGAGGGATGGGAATTTGCGAAATCGGATGTTTTCTCATGCAGAAGATCCGGAATATGCGGATCGCTATCGCAATCTTGGTACGTGGCCGTTCGATGTTTTATTCGTGATCGATTCAGATCTTGAGGTTTCTGCGCGTGCGGAGCCGGATTTTCTTGCAAAACGCACCGCGTATGAAGGAATACTGTTTCGGTGGTTTGTCCCGCTTTGCGCTTATGAAAGCCAATTTCGAGCGGCGAAAGACCGCGGCAAGGCGGAGGGGTGTGTGCCGATGGTGATTCTGGATTTTGAAGCGAGCACACTTCGGTGGGCGCGTCAGGCAATGGCTGCGTAA